The nucleotide sequence CGCGGCCGAAGGCAGCGCCCGCTGGGGCGAGAACGTCGTGCTCGTGGTCGACGGGCGCGGCGCCGACACCCTGAGGCTCGCGGAGGCCGCCCTCGAGCAGCTCGCCGGCCGCGACCGCGTGAGCATCTGGGACACCGCCGGGCCGCGCCTCGTGCTCCCGTTCGTACCCGCGAGCAACCGCTCGATGGCGCTCGCCGTCCTGGAGAAGCGCCTGTCGGCGAGCACGCCCGGCGCCCCCGATCTCGCCGCGACGCTCACCCGCGTGTCGGCCGCGATGCCGAAGGGCCCGGCGGCGGCGCGTGTGCTGCTGCTCACCAGCGGCGCGTCCGATCCGTACGCCAAGCCCACCGCGACCGCGCTCGAGGCGCTCGGACGCACGAGCCTCTCGGCGGTCGGGACCACGCCCGTCAGCGACTACGGGCGCCTGTCCGCGTTCACGGCGCTGAGCGGCGGCACCACGGGCGCCGCGGCAGACGTCGAGGCCCGCGTCGAGGCGGTGCGCGAGGCCATCCCGGTCTCGGGCGTCACGATGTTTCGCGACGTGCGCCTCACGTTCGAGGGCACGCCCGCGCCGTCGCACGTGCTCGAGGCGACCGGCGGCGACGTGCGGTGGCGCCTCGACGCGGGCGAGCTCGCGCTCGGCGACGTGCGCGCGGGCGAGGCTCGCACCGAGGTGCTCCGGGTGACCGTGCCCATGTGGGTCCCGGGCGAGCGCTTCCACTTCACCGTGACGGCCACGTACAGCCCAGCCGGCCCAGCCGGCGCGACCGGCTCGGCCGGCGCGAGCGGCACGGGCAGCGCGGGCCCGCGGCGCGC is from Myxococcales bacterium and encodes:
- a CDS encoding VWA domain-containing protein gives rise to the protein MRITRAHLFVGSLALAGCGGPRLARDGTLVLPQEGGNGSVLTANGVEYTDRISKPTPVVSRDPNEPWRAPIGFILPRDGRFVETSRPTVLATTGLGIVLRPSDTRVPSWGGEVLVRVDVLAPAAEGSARWGENVVLVVDGRGADTLRLAEAALEQLAGRDRVSIWDTAGPRLVLPFVPASNRSMALAVLEKRLSASTPGAPDLAATLTRVSAAMPKGPAAARVLLLTSGASDPYAKPTATALEALGRTSLSAVGTTPVSDYGRLSAFTALSGGTTGAAADVEARVEAVREAIPVSGVTMFRDVRLTFEGTPAPSHVLEATGGDVRWRLDAGELALGDVRAGEARTEVLRVTVPMWVPGERFHFTVTATYSPAGPAGATGSAGASGTGSAGPRRAFAATLPCVYDDNLERIAKSRNGDVIAYASAMATLKRLDAAFVGSSVQSIPGGLRALAELHARSMAALARDMKDPAIAAQADLLGAILGATR